Below is a window of bacterium DNA.
GTAGCAAAAATAAGGAGAGATTGGATGATGACACCGAACCGAATCATGAACTCCCTTTTGTAGCAAGGATGACCAATGGCAATCGGAATTTCGGCTGTGTTTTATGATAAGAACCATACCGGGACCGGATTAGAGCCCCGGTATGAATATAGACATACTTTGCAGTGGATGCAATATACTACAAACCGAGCAGGCGTTCCACAAACTTAGTGTCAAAATCCCCACTTACGAAATTTTCATTGAGCATCATCCTTTTCTGAAAGGGGATCGTAGTTTTGATGCCTTCGATGATAAATTCGTCCAATGCTCCGCACATCTTGCTGATGGCTTCAGTACGGTTTTCTCCCAAAACGATCAGTTTACCGATCATCGAGTCATAGTTGGACGGGATTTGATATTCGGCATACGCATGCGAATCAACACGAATACCGTAACCGCTCGGAATATGAAACGCATGTATTTTTCCGGCTGACGGACGGAAATTGTGATCGGGATCTTCGGCGTTAATGCGGCATTCGATCGCGTGTCCACGCGGTTTGAAATCCGACTGCTGGAACGGCAGTTTTTCTCCGGCGGCAACGCGGATCTGCCATTTGATCAGGTCAATGCCGTATACCATTTCAGTGACGCAGTGCTCGACCTGAATACGCGTATTCATTTCCATGAAGTAAAAATTCTTTTCTTTATCCATCAAAAATTCGATGGTGCCCACGCTTTCGTAGTCTACGCTTTTTGCGCCACGTACAGCGGCTTCACCTATTTTTTGACGCAAAGCTTCATCCACCGCGGGCGAAGGGGATTCTTCGATCAGTTTCTGTTGACGACGTTGCATTGAACAGTCGCGCTCGCCGATGTGAAATACGTTGCCATGCTGATCGCCGATGAGCTGGATTTCGATGTGGCGCGGTTTTTCAATGAATTTTTCGATGTATACATCCGGATTCCCAAATGCCGATTCGGCTTCCGCACGTGCCGTGTTATACGCATTTTCAAACTCCGATTCCTCACGAACAATACGCATTCCGCGTCCGCCGCCGCCG
It encodes the following:
- the accC gene encoding acetyl-CoA carboxylase biotin carboxylase subunit — translated: MFKKILIANRGEIALRVIRACREMGIKTVAVYSEADANSLHVRFADEAICVGPAPSAKSYLNIPQIMSAAEITGADGIHPGYGFLSENIKFAEICESVGVKFIGPKSHMIQKMGDKAFAKDTMKKAGVPVVPGSDGIVRDIKHAREIMKEAGLPVIIKATAGGGGRGMRIVREESEFENAYNTARAEAESAFGNPDVYIEKFIEKPRHIEIQLIGDQHGNVFHIGERDCSMQRRQQKLIEESPSPAVDEALRQKIGEAAVRGAKSVDYESVGTIEFLMDKEKNFYFMEMNTRIQVEHCVTEMVYGIDLIKWQIRVAAGEKLPFQQSDFKPRGHAIECRINAEDPDHNFRPSAGKIHAFHIPSGYGIRVDSHAYAEYQIPSNYDSMIGKLIVLGENRTEAISKMCGALDEFIIEGIKTTIPFQKRMMLNENFVSGDFDTKFVERLLGL